The window tttttttttttttttgtctaattaattttcacaacttttttatATTAACCTTCTTAATTGCAAGATGTCATTGGTCATCTCACTGCACTACAACGTTTggaacaaaaacaaattaatcaaaGGCTAGCATATAAGTGCCACAACTAATTGTTCCATGCCATTCCAAAACTTCGGTTACGTGAGTAAAAATATTTACCGGTGTTTTCTTTAcactttcttattattttttttcaatgcaCAGAAAAAATTGTGATGAACAGTACTGGCTGCTCACTTTTCTCTGTTGATCCGGATATTCCAGAAGTAAATGCATACAAATCAGTGTAAGTATTCATACGAGTCTTCAAACAAATCAATGTAGCTTTATCCAAATGTGGTTGCTGTTATAACAGCAAAAGAAATACTAATCCTATCAatttattcaaataatattACATTTTGAATTCTCTAGGTTTGCAAATTGTAAAGAGCATATAAAAATATTGGCACCCTCCACAAAACAAGTGAATGAGGTTGAAATTTTGCGCACagctaaaaaattaacaatcgATGAGCTGGCTTTTCTAGATCCCGATTTGCACAAGGTATCAAATCGAACTACATCTCTTTAACATTTCTTACAAATGTACAACTACATTTTTACGTTTCCAATAAACATTGTATACATGATTACTATTGCTCATACCAAATTGTTACAAACTATTTTACAGAATGATACATTCCTATGTAAAGCATCTATCAAGCGTTTTGACACACGTAACGAATGGTGGTACAACGCATGCCCCAACTGTGTAAAACAAATGCACAAGGACTTGACAATTGGACAACTCATTTGTCAAAAACATCCAAACCAAACTCCAACTCCTTGGTAATATTTAACATGCACCGTTACAAGTTCATAATAATCTGTCAAAATATTTTtcaccttcattttttttcattgcttatataatataattatttaccaaatcttttttgttttcacaTTTTCACATCTTTGCTCATACTTGCCTAAATGTGATTTCAATATATATTGTCTAGATGAATTGGAAACTGAATATCAGTCTTAGTGATCATCATTTTTCAGTGTTTTCTACATTTGCTATCCAAAATTTTCTTACGGATAACATTTTGCTTAAATTTTGTGATGTTAAAATGAAATTCGGGACCTTTCTCAATTTCAAATTATTTAAACTGTTTTTAAATACATTGTGTTATACAATGCAATCTTCGTCCACATTGTAATCGTTGTTATACAAGTTTACCCATCTCTACAAAATTGATACAACTTTTAGACTCTCCACAAtgttaatttgattaattgtcAACTACAATCTGGTTCTTTTCATTTGGGTTTCGTAAACTTGTTCCAATGTTGTTTATCATTAGTATTCATGCATATTCTCTGTTTCTCATATTTTCATACGGTTACCATAAATAAAAGGTGTTAATGAACTTAATAAACATAGTTATCTTTATGCATTTAACTTCTAAACAAACACCacgcttttttatttttctgttttatttctatttatatatattgaatTTCAGGTTATTTTCCCTCATATACTTTGATTTTTAATATAGGTACAAAGTCAATTTGGTTCTTGAGGATGACACCAATGAAATCAATGCTCTAATAATTGGAAAATCTAGCGAATAACTTTTTGGTATCCCATGCAAGGACTTGGTACTGAATCAAAGATTGGTTGACCAACAACTGTTGCCAAACGAGTTTCTAAGGTTGATtgggtagaaaaaaaaatttcacttgCGATTTGGGAACAGAAGAAACACTTTAAATTCAAGTGATATTCTTATTTACAATGTGTCTGAGGATACAACCATGGAACCAATCACTCCACAACCATTGATCCAAGAAGTTACAGTATCTTCCACCACCATTTTATCCTCCACTTCAATAGCAGAAACAAGTGGACCATCATATAAACGAAAACGAGTCCAACAGGAAAGCTCTCTTTACCGGTGATGAACACAGGTTCGTATTATGTTCCTTTTGTAATTACCAATTTTAAATCATCATGTACCCATATATTCTAACACTAACTTCCCATTTCAAACAGTGAGTTGGAAGAAATATCAGAGACCAACCTAAAACAATTTGATGAGGTTCCTATCaaatcattgaaaaaaaaatcgtctccaactgGTGCAAAAAGAGACATCACACCACCAATAAAAGACTAGGTAATATACTTCAGCTTTATCATTTCTTCCACTATAAACACATTTAtctaatatattttgttttcttttctgtgATTAGGTTGTTTTGTTAATGATCAGCACTATTATACCAAAACTGCAGCTGCTCCACTCAAAATCATATAATATCATCTGTTAATATATGTCAAAACTGTTCCAAGTGTTTTATGACATGTAAATCTCTTTTTCCTCAGAACTTGGCAATGTTTTTTGCATGTTGATACACTAGCGTCTGTTAGTTTTTGGTATTTCATTGCTAGTTCCAGTTGAAAAGCAGATACAACTACCAAACTATGTTAGATGACTGTAATATTTTTTGCATGTACATATAACagcattttgtaattttttgtacCCAAATGCTGGTTCCACTAGAAGAACAGCTAGAACCACTACACTATAATAGATGACTGTAATATTTAAATCTCAGGTTCTCCAAATTGAACTGTTTACCTATAAAGTTTTTCTAACCTCTTTGTTATCTACGATGTTAACATTGTATCACTATTTTTACATTATTTGTAAACTATTTGATATAAATTTTAAACACTGTTTCTCGGCCAGTGTTTTGCCTTTTTTGCCCTCGAGTTGCTCTGTAAATTtaggtttttgtgtgttttatacAGTGAAATGGCATTTTTCACCCTGGGCGTCCAACATAAGTTTCCCGACTTCTTTTCCTCGGAAATCGCAGAGaaatcaaaaaggaaaaaactgtGCTCTGCACATGATCGGCGATTCGATTCCACTTCGTGAGATCTGTGCGATCTTTGCTTCAGGTTCTTCTTTTAATTGCTATGTGTGTAGCAGCTTTGTTCAATTAGATATCTAATTGTTGATTTTCAGTTAGGGTTTTGAGGATCCAAATATCAATTCTTTGTGGGTTTGATTTGTCAAGAGTTTTGCCTTCTGGGTAGTTCTACCTTCAGCTCCAGAAGAACCTTCAATGAAAAAAGTTACCAGGTTAGTGATTGCTTTCAAAAAGTTACCCAATTGGATTTTTTCTTACTGTGttcaagagaaagaagaaaggtAAGAACTTTCAGCTGAGATAGTGCCTAACTCTCAAGTGTACtgtaattttttatcatttccaaaattaccTTCTATAACAGAGAAAAGGGTGATGAATTTGACAAAGTTTGATGCTTTTTAGGATCGGTAGGCCACCATTTCTATCTGACTCCACAGgtagtttttaactttttatatgtattaagtttttttttaatataaattttgagTGATGTTTCATTCTTAAGCGGTGGTTTTTTTTGCTTTGCAGTTTCCAGTTTCTATTTGCACAAAGAACTTTCAGACAGGGTATAACTTCTTCAGGTGCGTGCTCTATATATTTCTCGAATTTTGATATCTCAAATCGATATTGTTTATTAGATTTTGCTTTCGATCTGATTCCAATTGAGTTCGATTTCGAACTTGAATTTATATTCGATTTTGATTTACACatgtcctattttttttttgaagaaatttaGAGATGAAGGAATTCAAGTTGGAGACTTTGAGTTCAGgttttttcaaatttgtacAACCTCTTTCTCTATTTTCGTTAAATTTCTGGaattttttgtataattttatgaagcgtttaattttttttattaattaaattacaaataaGTATCAATGGCCTTCATTTGGTACCAATCAATCAAGTGAGAGATGTGTTGTCTGAATGTTTGAATTTGCTTGAATTAGTCTCTCCAAGTAGGAGAAAGAGAAGGATCTGAATGGGAGCAAGGCACGCCATGGAACAAGCAAGCTCATGAGAATGTTAACGTTCAAGGGACTCGGGGGAGGGTGACTGATCAACTGAAAAAAACTGAGGTATATGGTTTTTCTCTTCGAATTTCATAAACATGAATGTATTTACATCTAATATTAACGGTACAAGgaatcaaataattaaaatttgacCTAGAAAAATATTAGTTAAGCAAGCCAGTTCGCAAGTGTCTGCAGTGCACATATAATATGTTCAATTTCTTGAAAACCGTCTTTATTTCGCATATTAAACTGAGAAATTTGAAAAACCCTGTTCGAGATTTTGCTTGAAATCATGGTTTGGGATTAAATAGCAGGGTCAGATCCAGTATTCCGAGAAGTACTTCAATGATATCTACGAGTACAGGTATGCTCCTTTCTGCTTCGTTTTCTTTcgatttttcttcatttttttataaactttttgtttgttttcaatgttgGTACAGGCATGTGGCTAAACTGCTCCCAAAAAATGGGCTTCTGTGCGAGGTAATTTATTAgggttttcacttttttttattgtaatatgtccttttgaGAAATGCTTTGAGATTTGTTTGTgttattttgggttttgtgtaaTCTTGgaatctttcctttttcttcagtGGGCTTTTCGGTTTCGTTTACAGTTCTTTTGAGTGTCCATGAATTTTCAATGCTGGATTTCTGTGGATTTTGTTATTTGAAGAGGGAAACTATGGATTGGTTTGTTACTTGGTACATACGTCGTTTATATGCATCAAATTATATACATTCCTCCCTACTCAAATGTTCAAATGTATTCATTTATGTATGTTTGCGCATTCACTTTCGTATATGTGCGTTAACTGCCATATATACAATACACCCATTTAGATTTGGTTAAATGAATAATGTACGTATACGAATTGGTCATTTCACACGTATAGATTGATAGTTAGATTGAATCAAAATTTCGTGAATTGGTCATACACTTTACGTGATTTCTATGCGGGAATGCTGGTGAATGCCTTATTTAATTTCCAAGAAATTGAAGCTGAGAATGTGGTATTTTCCTTTTGCTATGGAGAGTAGTGGATTTTGTGGTGCAGTAAATATGAGGCCCaataaaagtgtttttttttccttctcttatATTCATCTGTTTTCAATATTGGATTGGATTTGCATTAAGGGTTTTGTTGATCTGATATTATTGATAAAATACTAGAAAACCCACCTGAACTTAAGCACTTTTAGGGGTTTGTTCTGCTTTTGGTTCACTTAATATTCATACCTGTttatgtttttactttttaagtgtgtttttaagttttttttttttttttttttgttctttgtaaGAATGTCTCCAACATGGTTTCTTTTTCGCACATCCTTTCAATAATTTAGATTGACTTCACCCCTAGTCCATTGACAGTTACTTTGTAGACGTTAGGGATGGGTCTTCTTCTTCAGCTTAGTGGGCACCGTACCTTTAGCAGAGCGTCTAGGTAATGCGACTGAGTAAGTGCTAGCTTTTTGTTTAAGCATTAAGTTATCTTAACTTTGCTAAGGCTAATTCTTAAGTTTTTCATTATTCTCTTaactttatgttttttatttttgtaaatatcATTTAGTAATTTACTATAATCTGATTGCTTGATCATTTGATACTCAATAATTTCGCCAGGGCATCGGATGTTCAACTTAACATCACAAGTAAATTGCATTGGTTCTTTCCATTGAATTTATGCTTTGGCCTTGCTCAACTGAAGTCCTTCCCGAGAGACCTGGAGCACCAGATTGTCCTGTAAGTAGCACTtcaattctttattctttttgcAGAAATAATGCATTAAGCACTTGAACTGTTAATTGATCCTTTTCCATTTGCATGTTGCAGTACTTTATGAAGACTCAAAGATGCAAATTTGTATACCGTGCAAGTTTAATCATCCGAAGGACAAAGTTACTACAACTTTCCATAAAGTGGTTCCAATGATATAGTTTCATATATAATACTCTTAGGCCTCGTTTGTTTGACCTCCTTAGCTAGGACTGGACTGGCTAGGACTAATAACCCATGTTTGGTGCAAGTCGGGATTGAGTTTAGTGGGATTAAGTCGACTCGTGCCGACTAAATCCTTCGTTAGCTGGGCTTAGTGAGAGCCCCCGAAAAGGAGAGGATTGCTAGTCCCGTTTCCCCGCTTCCCCGCTTCCCCTCACTTTGCCTCACCCCACGCCTGTGAACTTGCCCTCCCACTGTCTTTCTCCCCACCTCCCTCTTGTCTGTCCATAAGATCTCTAAGTCAGAGacccagaaaacccaaaaaaagccaaaaacccaGAGATCGAAAGCAGATTCATATAaaatataccaaattgaagctggGAGTGACAAAATTACGATTCTACCTAAATCGAGGCCAAAAGGAGGTTGAATGTGGCTGGAAAATGGTATGGAAGTCTCGGCCTGTTTGGGCTTCTTCGAATCCATGACATATTCGAGCATGCAAAGCTAAGAtcttggtctagggatggtgtgGAATTTTTTGGCAGTGCCAACTTCATCCAATTCAACGAGGGTTGGCCGAAAAACATGTCGGGAAACCTGCAACTCGTCGGGAAAAATGGAGCTGTGAGGTTCTGTTCGAACAACGCACAGctagagagggagggaggataGAGAAATAGAGATTGGAATCGATAAGGAGCTTGACCGGGAATGAGAGAAAGACAGGAATTGAGAGGTTTGGGAGGAAAAAAAGAGGGAGAGGGTGGGACGAAGAACTgagagaagagggagaaagTGGGACGAAAATGGTAGGAAAAGATGGAGAAAATGGTAGGAAAAGATGGAGAAAAAGATaagatcataataaaatattaataatttatagattaaataatataatattagaatttgttattatccagcttcttagtccaacattgcaccaaacgcttcactaagatAATCCGGCTtaatctagtctaagccagtccagtttagtccttgaagctagtccagtccgagatagtctggcgcaacaaacgcacccttacactctcttttactaatttttgttaCACAATCAATCACTCACAGGGTCATACTATTCATAGAAccctaaaacccaaatttctccAGATCATTCCAAAATTCAATGGCAAACACAAAACCCAGATCCCTAAACTCACTCGATAACGTGTCAAAGGCTGGGCATCCAGTTCTCTCATGTTGCTCCCGTTGGATCCAGTATGCTTTTGCTGCTGCCAATCTacaggtcgtacccagtgcacaaggctcccgctttacgcagggtctgggagagatgaatgtcggctagccttacccccatttatggagagactGCTGCCAATCTACAGGTAAAGCTTAAATTTAcatacaatttttatttttatttttcttgattggAATTTGGGCTTTTTGTTCCTCCTTAATCCCAAAGTTCTGTAATGTATGCAACTTTGATCGAAAGACATGTTTTTTATTGCTAAAAATTGTTAACCCCAGTTTAGGTATTCATTTGCTCATTAAAATTGCATTTTGGATTCCGTAACTGAACCTCCTTGCTCCTCTTTTAACTCTAGAATCTTCAGTATACATGTGGGTTTTGCTTTGAATTTGATAAACCTCTCTGTGTTTGTGAGCTGATACAGGTTTTGGGTACTAAGTCAAAATTTTGTTGGATAGGAACCCATAAACAAGTATGAGGAAGTGTGTGAATCATCACTCAGCAAGGGTGATTGGTGATAGAAATTGGGTTATTCCATTCATTACTGGCTTTATCATATTCATTACCCTCTTTTTCTTAAAAGGGTTTTGGCTCTGGAAGGAGATGGAGATCGGTGACAATGATCGGAGTTCATCGCTGTGTGGATGATCCCAGTGTAGCGCTGGTTTTCAACTGTGGTGATTTGTAGGGTTTTGGGGGCGTGAATTTTGGGGGATTTTGTTTGGGTTTTTGGGTAAGCAATTGCCACCTCTATTCAACTTAAATTTAGTTCCCTTTTTttgtttctcaaatttgtttgatggAAAGATTGTTTTATCCTTTACTAAACAGTTTTTAGGATTAAtggttttgatttcttttgaatttattttttattttattttgaagcCCTGTAATATGTATGCTTTTGATCATGTCTTTTATTTTGGTGGCAGTTAGGTGTCACTAGATGGTCTACTAAAGCAGCTAAGGGTATTGAAATCAGTTATGGTTGATTGGTGGTGGGGAATTGTAGAGGGATATGGTGGATATGAGTATAATTGGAATGGATACAAGAGGCTCTTTTAGATGGTACAGGCCTGTTTTATATAAATACGTTTTTTCACTTGCAGAAGCTCTTCTCTCTCAGTGGGCATATAAACACCACCTGtggttaattgttttgcaaTCTTTGTGGTCCTTTTTATTCTTTCCATGGTTTCCTGTAATGCTTGGCAAAGTTTTGAGAATTAGTCTCTACAATGTGGGAACCAAGGAACTCACTTCCCCTTCATGCTCTGAATTCACACTTAGTCTGGAGATTATATAATCATTTGGGCATGGTTTCTCTCTAGGATAAAGCTTCTGTCTGTCTATATATATGGAATTGGGTTTGTGTAATTAATGTCAAATAATTGAGTGAAAGAGTTAAGCTCTCCTTTTACGCAACAAACAATCCCTCTCTTTTTGTAAACCAATCCAGCCAAACCTTTCTTATATATCTTAAAAACAGTCTGTGATAGCAAAgataaaaatgcatttttttaatgaaatgatGTGGGTTAGTCAAGTTATATACaagactttgttgttggatTATATTATAGATGAATaataaatattatgtggattCAGTTGCTTTTTATGCggcaagtgccttcgtccatgagcggtaggtctcgggttcgagacttgggagcagcctttccataaatgggggtaaggttagccgacattcacctctcctagacctgcgtaaagcgggagccttgtgcactgggtacgacctttttatgtGGATTCAGttgctttcatttatttttaaataatttacaaATGAGTGCTAAATTTTGATTACGGTTTCAAACCCGCAGCAGAGTGCGGCCTTCTTTGCTAGTCTTTGTCTAAAGGTCGAATTGCCTATGGTATTATCATATTGGGCAACCTCTGTTGGCATATGTTCTTTTCCTCTGTTTATTTGTTCTATGTTTTGTTCTTCTATTTAAGTCttaatgtcataatttttttttataaaaaatggtgtcaaaaagtcaaaaaaaatttctttttcttgagtCGTTTTCTTCTAGTTAGACCTTCCATAAGTCAATGATAATAATTCGTTTTCTTCTAGGTCACAAACTTATTTGAATTGGTTCTTCTTATGTGAAATTTCAATTGCTTGATATGGTTAATCCGATTCTTACGTGATCATTCTCAAGTTTATCTTATACCAATAACCAATGTCAGTATGATTATCTCTTACTTAGAGAATTGTATGTGGATTTTAAGTGAAAATTTATTGAACCCATGTGAGATTTTGAGCCTCTTGCATATTTTTTCTTGTGAGTTTCATGATAGCGTTATCATTCACTAGAACTTGCTTCAATATCTCTCGAGGCGAAATCTTAAGTCATGCAACACTAGGGAGATGATTTTGGCCATGtttggatcgtttgagcctTTCTAACCAACCTTTTATGTTATCTTATCCCTAGTTACCCTTTTGAAGCCAAACACTAAGCCTTTTCTTTCATCACCCACATTCATCCCTACCCATTTAGCCTATATTAGCCATTCCCTATAGCTTAAGGAATACCAAGTGGACATCAAGGAAGATAAAGGTTGGGTTCTACATCAAAGATGTGGTGTATACCGAGGTACCATGTGTAGTGTAGGattatttttattcttctttgaagtaaaaaataagaaaaaaaaaaaacagaaagaaaagaatcgaaaagagaggaaaagaaaaaaaagtgtatatatatatatatatatatatatatatatatatatatagcaaagaagttaggattatttttattattctttgaagtaaaaaataagaaagaaaaaaaacagaaagaaaagaatcgaaaagagaggaaaagaaaagaaaaagtgtatatatatagcaaAGAAGTTAGGAAAGAAGAGTTTGAAATTGTTTCATCCCTACATCGTGAGTCCTGGACGCCAATAATAGAAGATCCAAGTTTCAAAGAGGACCGACTGAAAGTACATTATGAAGATACCTTGTTATTTCTTAAGTTTtagctacttatgaagacaataacacaaTATTGTCATttgcataggaatgagagggaaaaataaaattgaggatatgaattagcgggaaaaaatagagggaaagttttgttttttttaatttattttcagtttttaatagtttttaagagtgaaatgacttaactacctt is drawn from Malus domestica chromosome 14, GDT2T_hap1 and contains these coding sequences:
- the LOC139191365 gene encoding uncharacterized protein produces the protein MNSTGCSLFSVDPDIPEVNAYKSVFANCKEHIKILAPSTKQVNEVEILRTAKKLTIDELAFLDPDLHKNDTFLCKASIKRFDTRNEWWYNACPNCVKQMHKDLTIGQLICQKHPNQTPTPWYKVNLVLEDDTNEINALIIGKSSE
- the LOC103452562 gene encoding uncharacterized protein isoform X2 codes for the protein MKEFKLETLSSGFFKFSLQVGEREGSEWEQGTPWNKQAHENVNVQGTRGRVTDQLKKTEGQIQYSEKYFNDIYEYRHVAKLLPKNGLLCETLGMGLLLQLSGHRTFSRASRASDVQLNITSKLHWFFPLNLCFGLAQLKSFPRDLEHQIVLTL
- the LOC103452562 gene encoding uncharacterized protein isoform X1, whose amino-acid sequence is MKEFKLETLSSGFFKFSLQVGEREGSEWEQGTPWNKQAHENVNVQGTRGRVTDQLKKTEQGQIQYSEKYFNDIYEYRHVAKLLPKNGLLCETLGMGLLLQLSGHRTFSRASRASDVQLNITSKLHWFFPLNLCFGLAQLKSFPRDLEHQIVLTL